The DNA segment AATCTTTCACTAATCTTGATTACCGCCGCACTCGCTCCCGGCTATCAGCCATATCCTCTCTCAAGGCTTTCGCAAGCACGAGGAGTAATTTAACACGCCTTCTTTAAAATGTCAAGCGCTTTTGTAAAGTTTCTTTCAAATTTTTGAAATATTTTTGCTAAAATTATTACCGCATCATTAATCACTATTACACAAGCACTTAAGGCAATATTCTTACCCTCATGGTAGCATGAGGGTATTGACATGTCAATAAATTTTTTTAGGAGGATTTTAAAATGGCAGAAGACAATGGATTTACAGACGCACAAAAAGAAGAAGCCAAAAAACGAGCCGACTACAAATGTGAATGTGAAAGAAAAACATGCGGACACGCCGGAAGGTGCAACAGCAAAAAAGATTTAGAAGTTCACCATATAAAGGCACTAAAAGATGGCGGCAAGAGCATTCCTAGCAATGCTGAGGTTTTATGCTATGAATGCCATAAAAACACAAGGTCGTATGGTAAACATTAACAATTAATACAAAAAAAGAGGGCTTTTGCCCTCTTTTACAGATTTTGCAACCTGCTAAAATCTAATTCTAATCCTTTAAAAAGAGCAGACTGTATCTTTATTTCGTTACGATGGATAGTCTCTATGTATTTACCATCACTACCCAATAAATAAGTATACACCAAATATGGTGTGCGTACTACCCAATACTCCTTTACACCAGCCCGTTCGTAATTAAGCTTTTTTTTACCCAAATCGTTATTAATGGTACTGGGTGAACCTATTTCAATAATAAAATCAGGAGCGCCAACTATGCATTGCTCGGTATATTTACTTAAATCGCATAACACCAGCAAGTCGGGGCGGTAAATGGTGTCTTCATCTTCAAATAGCTGTACGTCAAAATCGGGAATGACTATATAACCTTTATTATCAAAATAATTGAATAACTGCACATTAAGGTAACTATATAGTTTTTGATGCCCGCCAGTTGGCGAAGGCGACATTAAAAGCAGCCCTTCATCAAGTTCATACCGTTGTTCTTCAAGATAAGGAAGCTTGTAATAATCTTCCACAGTATAATAACCTTCTTGCAATACTTCTTTCATAGTTTTAGTATAACCTGCTTTAAAGATGTTGGCAAGTATT comes from the Spirochaetaceae bacterium genome and includes:
- a CDS encoding Uma2 family endonuclease, producing MKEVLQEGYYTVEDYYKLPYLEEQRYELDEGLLLMSPSPTGGHQKLYSYLNVQLFNYFDNKGYIVIPDFDVQLFEDEDTIYRPDLLVLCDLSKYTEQCIVGAPDFIIEIGSPSTINNDLGKKKLNYERAGVKEYWVVRTPYLVYTYLLGSDGKYIETIHRNEIKIQSALFKGLELDFSRLQNL
- a CDS encoding HNH endonuclease, producing the protein MAEDNGFTDAQKEEAKKRADYKCECERKTCGHAGRCNSKKDLEVHHIKALKDGGKSIPSNAEVLCYECHKNTRSYGKH